Proteins encoded within one genomic window of Streptomyces profundus:
- a CDS encoding ferric reductase-like transmembrane domain-containing protein, which yields MAEVSESAVSSPKRERKRRARFDWAGLRADLRAAVPDASLALVITGLIYWLLYVRVENGSSATIKIMPMLADADKFWMYWMCQAFGWSAMLWAYITVVFGLMRSGPRPRWGWLPAARLEKWHRTTSLTTIGLMFMHAFFFFTDQIRDNRESWSFGRSVWTAFVDSFVPGGYATGTGRVAILVGLLALYLAIPLGLAFYLRHRTGPRMWLAVHRFVIVVYILSAWHTLLYSSQAWYDGPFRTFLWLTQIPIAGLLLWRLLSPARSGERLRLGESSRRDRALPISARLAGRIVVGATLLGLVAVVVTGIDGGRSPEGGSSPPPWPEKWVLWLGLLLFTLAVVAVVIRLRPRGNAGTRKPAQDEEPAATSPADRS from the coding sequence ATGGCAGAGGTCTCCGAATCGGCGGTCTCCTCCCCAAAACGGGAGCGAAAGCGCCGGGCTCGCTTCGACTGGGCCGGTCTCCGCGCCGATCTTCGGGCCGCGGTGCCCGATGCCTCGCTGGCCCTGGTGATCACCGGGTTGATCTACTGGCTGCTCTATGTCCGCGTGGAGAACGGCAGTTCGGCGACGATCAAGATCATGCCGATGCTCGCGGACGCCGACAAGTTCTGGATGTACTGGATGTGCCAGGCATTCGGCTGGTCGGCGATGCTGTGGGCCTACATCACCGTGGTGTTCGGGCTGATGCGCTCGGGGCCACGCCCCCGCTGGGGCTGGCTGCCGGCCGCCCGCCTGGAGAAGTGGCACCGCACCACCAGCCTGACCACCATCGGGCTGATGTTCATGCACGCGTTCTTCTTCTTCACCGACCAGATCAGGGACAACCGGGAGAGCTGGTCGTTCGGGCGCAGTGTGTGGACGGCCTTCGTCGACAGCTTCGTGCCCGGCGGATACGCCACCGGCACCGGGCGGGTCGCCATCCTGGTCGGGCTGCTCGCGCTCTACCTCGCCATCCCGCTGGGCCTGGCGTTCTACCTGCGCCACCGCACCGGCCCCCGGATGTGGCTGGCCGTGCACCGCTTTGTCATCGTGGTCTATATCCTCAGCGCCTGGCACACCCTGCTGTACAGCAGCCAGGCATGGTACGACGGCCCGTTCCGCACCTTCCTCTGGCTGACCCAGATACCCATCGCCGGTCTACTGCTCTGGCGGCTGCTCTCCCCGGCCCGCTCGGGCGAGCGGCTCCGGCTGGGCGAGTCGAGCCGCCGCGACCGCGCGTTGCCGATCAGCGCGCGGCTGGCCGGCCGGATCGTGGTGGGGGCCACCCTCCTCGGCCTGGTGGCGGTCGTCGTCACCGGCATCGACGGCGGTCGCTCCCCCGAGGGCGGTTCCTCCCCGCCGCCCTGGCCGGAGAAGTGGGTGCTCTGGCTGGGCCTGCTGCTGTTCACGCTGGCCGTCGTCGCCGTCGTCATCCGCCTGCGCCCTCGCGGGAACGCCGGCACCCGAAAGCCCGCCCAGGACGAGGAGCCGGCGGCGACCTCCCCGGCCGACCGGAGTTGA
- a CDS encoding DUF6480 family protein: MTDPNPDPDPDHTPGYRPGAPGRVGETAPGETPPAESGTSFTGPDEEPAPSRGWAAVPLTAVWVLTALFVAFFVVYAIWIWID; encoded by the coding sequence ATGACTGACCCGAACCCGGATCCCGATCCGGATCACACGCCCGGGTACCGTCCGGGCGCCCCAGGCCGCGTCGGTGAGACCGCGCCGGGCGAGACGCCGCCGGCGGAGAGCGGCACCTCGTTCACAGGCCCCGACGAGGAGCCCGCCCCGAGCAGGGGCTGGGCCGCCGTGCCGCTCACCGCCGTCTGGGTGCTGACGGCGCTCTTCGTGGCGTTCTTCGTCGTCTACGCGATCTGGATCTGGATCGACTGA
- a CDS encoding helix-turn-helix domain-containing protein has protein sequence MGGGARRVVGTETRSPAGEPRIPFGIVGEAETLTRPTRWTAHSHPVHELIWSVRGVLNVSIGARRWALPTRVGLWIPAGVGHAGSAADGTSYHAGFFAPSAATDVPREPVPVEVTPLLHELLLHLTDAELAPDARARAEAVVFDLLRPAPRDHHVVLPDDPRVREIAAAVAADPADERGLADWAAQLGVSTRTLARAFADSTGLSFSAWRAVLRVHLALALLAGGTPVAEVARAVGYTSPSAFTVAFRRVTGHAPSAHHQAQLSDPR, from the coding sequence ATGGGCGGCGGCGCGCGGCGCGTGGTGGGCACCGAGACGAGGAGCCCGGCGGGCGAGCCGCGCATCCCGTTCGGCATCGTCGGCGAGGCCGAGACGCTGACCCGCCCCACCCGCTGGACCGCGCACAGCCACCCGGTGCACGAGCTGATCTGGAGCGTGCGGGGGGTGCTCAACGTCTCGATCGGCGCCCGGCGTTGGGCGCTGCCGACGCGGGTCGGCCTGTGGATACCGGCCGGCGTCGGACACGCCGGCAGCGCGGCGGACGGCACCAGCTACCACGCCGGCTTCTTCGCCCCGTCCGCCGCCACCGATGTGCCACGTGAGCCGGTCCCGGTCGAGGTCACTCCGCTGCTCCACGAGCTGCTGCTGCATCTGACGGACGCCGAGCTCGCCCCGGACGCCAGGGCGCGGGCCGAGGCGGTCGTCTTCGACCTGCTGCGTCCGGCCCCACGTGACCACCATGTGGTGCTGCCGGACGACCCCAGGGTCCGGGAGATCGCGGCGGCCGTCGCGGCCGATCCGGCCGACGAGCGCGGCCTGGCCGACTGGGCCGCGCAGCTCGGGGTGAGCACCCGGACGCTGGCCCGCGCCTTCGCCGACTCCACCGGGCTGAGCTTCTCCGCGTGGCGTGCGGTGCTCCGGGTGCATCTGGCGCTCGCGCTGCTGGCCGGGGGAACCCCGGTGGCCGAGGTGGCGCGGGCCGTGGGCTACACCAGCCCGAGCGCGTTCACCGTCGCCTTTCGGCGGGTGACCGGCCATGCGCCGAGCGCGCACCACCAGGCGCAGCTGTCCGATCCGCGATAG